The proteins below come from a single Pedobacter aquae genomic window:
- a CDS encoding DUF3570 domain-containing protein gives MKFISLTIVFFYLSIVASFAQIKSSEASFEKRKLKFEEANLVNSYYSQDGNNSAVTGGVGTEKLTDVSNSFDLKLSRYGKTGLKHTYTFEVGFDTYTSASSDNIDPATVTSASYSDVRIYPSLSWNIANEQKGNSIGFSASFSGEYDYTSIGGGLNYTKSSKDKNRDFSVKLQAFFDTWAVIMPIELRSNYRFEGYTQGDNAPRNSFSAALSLAQVISKDLQVLIMVEPAYQSGLLSTRYQRVYFNDINNFNPDGSRGTLKSEFLPDNRLKLPIGARLNYFWGDHIVLRSFARYYTDNWGINSSTAELETVVKITPFASVSPFYRYYQQSASEYFAGINQHQLSNTFYTSDYDLSKFNSNYFGAGVRFAPPAGVLKLQRITMVELRYGHYSRSNGLSSNIISMNLRFK, from the coding sequence ATGAAATTTATATCATTAACCATTGTATTTTTCTACCTCAGTATTGTAGCAAGTTTTGCTCAAATAAAGTCATCAGAGGCTTCTTTTGAGAAAAGAAAGCTGAAGTTTGAAGAGGCTAACTTGGTAAACAGCTATTACAGTCAAGATGGTAATAATTCTGCCGTAACGGGTGGTGTTGGCACAGAAAAACTAACCGATGTTTCTAATAGCTTTGATTTAAAATTATCCCGTTACGGAAAAACGGGTTTAAAGCATACTTATACATTTGAAGTAGGTTTTGATACTTATACCTCGGCATCGTCTGATAACATAGACCCGGCTACCGTAACCTCAGCATCTTATTCTGATGTAAGAATTTACCCTTCTTTAAGCTGGAATATCGCAAACGAACAGAAAGGAAATAGCATTGGCTTTTCAGCCTCTTTCTCTGGCGAGTATGATTACACTTCTATAGGCGGAGGTTTAAATTATACCAAATCATCCAAAGATAAAAACCGCGATTTTTCTGTAAAATTACAGGCCTTTTTTGATACTTGGGCGGTTATTATGCCTATAGAACTTCGGTCTAATTATCGGTTTGAAGGCTATACGCAAGGCGATAACGCCCCTCGAAATTCTTTTAGTGCAGCACTGTCTTTAGCACAGGTTATCAGTAAAGATTTACAGGTTTTAATTATGGTTGAACCGGCTTATCAAAGCGGTTTACTTTCTACACGTTACCAAAGGGTTTATTTTAATGATATCAATAACTTTAATCCAGATGGTTCAAGAGGGACATTAAAATCAGAATTTTTGCCCGATAATAGGTTGAAATTACCTATAGGTGCTAGGCTAAATTATTTCTGGGGAGATCATATAGTTCTTAGGTCTTTTGCAAGATATTATACAGATAATTGGGGAATAAACTCTAGTACTGCCGAGTTAGAGACAGTGGTTAAAATTACTCCATTTGCATCTGTAAGTCCGTTTTACAGATATTATCAGCAAAGTGCTTCTGAATATTTTGCAGGTATCAATCAGCATCAGCTGTCTAATACTTTTTATACCAGTGATTACGATTTATCTAAATTTAATAGCAATTATTTTGGAGCAGGTGTAAGGTTTGCACCTCCGGCAGGCGTATTAAAATTACAAAGAATTACCATGGTTGAGCTACGCTACGGGCACTACAGCAGAAGCAATGGTTTAAGCTCTAACATTATAAGTATGAACTTAAGGTTTAAGTAG
- a CDS encoding DUF4266 domain-containing protein, protein MKKIALLFILAAFYVSGMSSCTAVKAYEKIKLNDSEMELSARKAEKFEQNAQLYREGSSGANGGKSGGGCGCN, encoded by the coding sequence ATGAAAAAAATAGCTTTGCTTTTTATTCTTGCGGCATTTTATGTTTCGGGAATGAGCTCATGTACGGCAGTAAAGGCCTATGAGAAAATAAAATTGAATGATTCTGAGATGGAGCTATCAGCCCGTAAGGCAGAAAAATTTGAACAAAATGCTCAGCTCTACCGCGAGGGCTCTTCTGGCGCAAATGGCGGTAAAAGTGGTGGTGGTTGTGGATGTAATTAA
- a CDS encoding FAD:protein FMN transferase — protein sequence MLKTEDEILTPQVFKREMKLMGNHFEISVVHHQEQEAYDCIAKAVAEISRIEDLLSTFKAHSQTNLINDFAGIKPVKVDKEVFDLIKRALKISEITQGAFDITYGSIDKSLWNFDVNMTALPDAETAKKAVALINYRNVMLDEAQQTVFLTQKGMRIGFGGIGKGYAADKAKSVLQKLGIKSGIVNASGDLVTWGAQIDGKPWTAAIANPDQKLQAFSYLNISNMAIATSGNYEKFAVIKGRKYSHTINPKTGFPVSGIKSVSIICPQAELADALATPVMVMGVHVGLDLINQLKGVACIVIDDDNRLHTSNNINIS from the coding sequence ATGCTAAAAACTGAGGATGAAATACTAACTCCCCAAGTTTTTAAAAGGGAGATGAAATTAATGGGTAACCATTTTGAGATAAGTGTGGTTCATCACCAAGAGCAAGAAGCCTACGACTGTATAGCAAAAGCAGTTGCAGAGATAAGTAGAATAGAAGATTTATTAAGCACTTTTAAAGCTCATAGTCAAACCAATTTAATTAATGATTTTGCTGGAATTAAACCTGTTAAAGTAGATAAAGAGGTTTTTGATTTGATAAAAAGAGCCTTAAAAATATCGGAAATTACACAAGGTGCTTTTGATATTACTTATGGTTCTATAGATAAAAGTCTATGGAATTTTGATGTAAACATGACGGCTTTACCAGATGCAGAAACGGCTAAGAAAGCAGTTGCTTTAATCAACTACCGAAATGTGATGCTAGATGAAGCCCAACAAACTGTTTTTTTAACGCAAAAGGGAATGCGTATTGGCTTTGGTGGTATAGGAAAAGGTTATGCGGCGGATAAAGCAAAATCAGTTTTACAAAAGTTGGGCATAAAAAGTGGTATAGTTAACGCTTCTGGAGATTTAGTAACATGGGGTGCCCAAATTGATGGTAAACCTTGGACAGCCGCCATTGCAAACCCCGACCAAAAACTACAAGCTTTTTCTTATTTAAACATCAGTAATATGGCCATAGCTACTTCTGGTAACTATGAAAAATTTGCTGTTATAAAAGGAAGAAAATACTCGCACACGATAAATCCTAAAACTGGTTTTCCCGTTAGCGGGATAAAAAGCGTAAGTATCATTTGTCCGCAAGCAGAGCTTGCCGATGCATTAGCTACACCAGTTATGGTTATGGGCGTTCATGTTGGTTTAGATTTAATAAACCAATTAAAAGGTGTGGCTTGTATTGTTATAGATGATGATAATAGGTTGCATACTTCTAATAATATCAATATCAGTTAG
- a CDS encoding thioredoxin family protein, with amino-acid sequence MKLILTLFISMFFFGNIWENDFNVAQQKAVASKKYILLNFSGSDWCGPCIRMHKEIFEANDFQKYASENLVLVRADFPRLKKNQLPAEQLKKNNDLALKYNPDGVFPLTLLLDEQGKIIKKWDGFPQANAQEFTAQIDKTQHAKN; translated from the coding sequence ATGAAATTAATACTCACACTCTTTATATCCATGTTTTTCTTCGGAAATATTTGGGAGAACGATTTTAATGTAGCGCAGCAGAAAGCGGTAGCATCAAAAAAATATATCCTTTTAAATTTTTCCGGATCTGATTGGTGTGGACCTTGTATCCGTATGCATAAAGAGATTTTTGAAGCTAATGACTTTCAAAAATATGCATCTGAAAATTTAGTGCTTGTTAGGGCAGATTTTCCTCGCTTAAAGAAAAATCAATTGCCAGCAGAACAGCTTAAGAAAAATAACGATTTAGCTTTAAAGTATAATCCTGATGGTGTTTTTCCGCTTACGCTATTGCTAGACGAGCAAGGGAAAATCATAAAAAAATGGGATGGTTTCCCCCAAGCAAATGCTCAAGAGTTTACCGCTCAGATAGATAAAACTCAGCATGCTAAAAACTGA
- a CDS encoding QcrA and Rieske domain-containing protein has product MDRKEFLSAIGLTAASAVVFSCVGCSKSDNEGPSNSNNPPTGVDFTIDLTAAPNAALNNNGGFIYTNRIIVAKSMSGAFLAVAQACTHEGTSVTYNSNARLFVCPNHGAQFAENGAVNLGPATVALRRYNTSLNGTTLRVFS; this is encoded by the coding sequence ATGGACCGTAAAGAATTTTTATCTGCTATTGGCCTTACCGCCGCATCGGCAGTTGTTTTTAGCTGCGTTGGTTGTTCTAAATCAGACAATGAAGGGCCTTCAAACTCTAACAATCCACCAACTGGAGTAGATTTTACTATCGATTTAACAGCAGCACCCAATGCCGCTTTAAATAATAATGGAGGCTTTATCTATACCAACCGGATCATTGTAGCAAAAAGCATGAGTGGAGCTTTTTTGGCTGTAGCACAAGCTTGTACGCATGAAGGTACATCAGTAACTTATAATTCAAATGCTAGACTTTTTGTATGTCCAAACCATGGGGCACAGTTTGCAGAAAATGGCGCTGTAAATTTAGGGCCTGCTACGGTAGCTTTAAGAAGGTATAACACTTCTTTAAACGGCACAACTTTAAGAGTTTTTTCTTAA
- the gltX gene encoding glutamate--tRNA ligase — protein sequence MDKKVRVRFAPSPTGGLHIGGVRTILFNYLFAKQQQGEFILRIEDTDQTRFVEGAEDYIINCLKWCGLNPDEGPHVGGAYGPYRQSERKEIYRAYAEQLVKDGYAYYAFDTPEELESKRQVIENFKYDHNHRMQMRNSLTIPHEAAESLIKEGAPHVVRIKMPKDEQVYFNDLIRGDVSFNSNDVDDKVLLKADGMPTYHLAVVVDDYLMKISHAFRGEEWLPSAPVHILLWKYLGWEADMPEWAHLPLILKPDGHGKLSKRDGQRLGFPVYAIDWIDPKTQEKADGFKDVGFLPEAMINLLAMLGWNDGTDQELFSLDELISKFSLERIHKGGAKFDYEKAKWYNAEWIKRSTASHLLPYVKPLLAEKGIAAEDVYLEKVMDAVKERCTLLPDFYQQSAFFFTAPTAYDEDAVKPKWNEEKAAFFSSLIEKFEETEFQDSLSLETLFKALAADKNLKVGEVMLPFRVMLVGGKFGPQVFDIALMLGKAETISRIKNALAFFKLA from the coding sequence ATGGATAAAAAAGTTAGGGTAAGATTTGCCCCAAGCCCAACTGGAGGCTTACATATAGGTGGTGTGCGTACCATTTTGTTTAATTACCTTTTTGCAAAACAACAACAAGGCGAGTTTATTTTAAGAATTGAAGATACAGACCAAACCCGTTTTGTTGAAGGTGCAGAAGATTATATTATCAATTGTTTAAAATGGTGCGGATTAAACCCAGATGAAGGTCCGCATGTTGGTGGCGCTTATGGCCCTTACAGACAAAGCGAACGTAAAGAGATTTATAGGGCTTATGCAGAACAATTGGTAAAAGACGGTTATGCCTATTATGCTTTTGATACACCAGAAGAATTAGAAAGCAAAAGACAGGTTATAGAAAACTTTAAGTACGACCATAACCATCGTATGCAAATGAGAAATTCTTTAACCATACCTCATGAAGCGGCAGAAAGTTTAATTAAAGAAGGCGCTCCACATGTGGTTAGGATAAAAATGCCTAAGGATGAGCAGGTTTATTTTAACGATTTAATACGCGGCGATGTAAGTTTCAACAGTAACGATGTTGACGATAAAGTTTTGCTTAAAGCCGATGGTATGCCTACTTACCATTTAGCAGTAGTGGTTGATGATTATCTGATGAAGATATCTCATGCTTTTAGAGGCGAGGAGTGGCTACCATCTGCCCCGGTACATATTTTATTATGGAAATATTTAGGTTGGGAGGCAGATATGCCGGAATGGGCACATTTACCTTTGATATTAAAGCCCGATGGCCATGGTAAATTAAGCAAGCGTGATGGTCAAAGATTAGGATTCCCTGTTTACGCTATAGATTGGATAGACCCAAAAACTCAGGAAAAAGCAGATGGTTTTAAAGATGTAGGCTTCTTGCCAGAAGCCATGATAAACCTTTTGGCTATGCTAGGTTGGAATGATGGGACAGATCAAGAGCTTTTTTCTTTGGATGAATTGATTTCAAAGTTTTCTTTAGAACGTATCCATAAAGGCGGTGCTAAATTTGATTATGAGAAAGCTAAATGGTACAATGCCGAGTGGATAAAGAGAAGTACAGCAAGCCATTTATTGCCTTATGTAAAACCACTTCTAGCAGAAAAAGGTATTGCTGCGGAAGATGTTTACTTAGAGAAAGTTATGGATGCCGTAAAAGAACGTTGTACCTTATTGCCTGATTTTTATCAGCAAAGTGCTTTCTTTTTTACTGCACCAACGGCTTATGATGAAGATGCTGTAAAGCCGAAATGGAACGAAGAAAAAGCAGCATTTTTCTCTAGCTTGATAGAAAAATTTGAAGAAACTGAATTTCAAGATAGCCTTAGTTTAGAGACTTTGTTTAAAGCTTTAGCTGCTGATAAAAACTTAAAAGTTGGTGAAGTTATGCTGCCTTTTAGGGTGATGTTGGTAGGCGGAAAATTTGGTCCGCAAGTATTTGATATCGCTTTAATGCTTGGCAAAGCAGAAACAATAAGCAGGATTAAAAATGCTTTAGCTTTTTTTAAGTTAGCTTAA
- a CDS encoding dipeptide epimerase, whose product MKISYNSFNLLLKFPFTIAKFSRTSTPIMLVEVFHEGYTGIGEASMVPYMGENEETASSFLSKLDLSKFIFPFDFAAIHQYMDDITPGMPAIKAAVDIALYDLAGKLAQKPCYTFFDTWPQHMPATTYTIGIDEPEMIIKKVEDALQYDFKLLKVKLGRENDKQIIQTIRNITHLPLYVDANQGWTDKKEGLEMAFWLKEQGVVLIEQPMPKDNIDGNAWITSHSPIPIIGDEAIQRLADVAKAKGVYHGINIKLMKSAGLYEAYEMIKIARANDLKILMGCMSETSVATLAGAALAPLCDWADLDGPFMTTNNPFKTPDFLNGKYILSDEPGLGLKNPD is encoded by the coding sequence ATGAAAATAAGTTACAATAGTTTTAATCTTTTACTAAAATTTCCTTTTACCATAGCTAAATTCTCTAGAACCAGTACCCCCATCATGCTGGTAGAGGTTTTTCATGAAGGATACACAGGTATTGGTGAGGCTTCTATGGTACCTTATATGGGTGAAAATGAAGAAACAGCAAGTTCTTTTTTGTCAAAACTAGATTTATCAAAATTTATTTTTCCTTTTGATTTTGCCGCTATTCATCAGTATATGGATGATATAACACCCGGAATGCCAGCTATAAAAGCCGCCGTTGATATTGCCTTGTATGATTTGGCGGGTAAGTTGGCACAAAAACCCTGTTATACTTTTTTTGACACATGGCCACAACATATGCCAGCTACAACTTACACCATCGGTATTGATGAGCCCGAAATGATTATCAAAAAAGTAGAAGATGCTTTACAATATGATTTCAAACTATTAAAAGTGAAATTAGGTAGAGAGAACGATAAGCAAATCATCCAAACCATAAGAAATATTACCCATTTACCTTTGTATGTTGATGCTAACCAAGGCTGGACCGATAAAAAGGAAGGCTTAGAGATGGCTTTTTGGCTAAAAGAGCAAGGTGTTGTGTTAATAGAGCAACCTATGCCCAAAGACAACATAGATGGAAATGCCTGGATTACATCTCACAGTCCTATCCCAATTATCGGCGATGAAGCCATACAACGCTTAGCAGATGTTGCAAAAGCTAAAGGTGTTTATCATGGTATTAATATCAAATTGATGAAATCTGCTGGTTTGTACGAAGCTTATGAGATGATAAAAATCGCAAGAGCAAATGATTTAAAAATCTTAATGGGTTGCATGAGCGAAACCAGCGTGGCAACATTAGCCGGGGCGGCTTTGGCTCCTTTATGTGATTGGGCCGATTTAGACGGGCCTTTCATGACTACCAATAATCCCTTTAAAACACCCGATTTTCTTAACGGTAAATATATTTTAAGCGATGAACCAGGTTTAGGACTTAAAAATCCTGATTAA
- a CDS encoding TerC family protein has product MEWITNPEIWISLLTLTVLEIVLGIDNIVFISILAGKLPVDQQKRARSIGLALAMITRILLLLSLSWVMSLTATLFNLAEWFGVSNDTLLSKFAISGRDLILLLGGLFLIYKSTTEIHEKLEGDEGDHSVKKVYSFSGVIIQILILDIVFSLDSVITAVGMANEIMVMIAAVTIAVIVMMFSAASISNFVNQHPTVKMLALSFLLLIGFSLVAEGLDQHIPKGYIYFAMAFSVLVEVLNLKSKKKRKPVELRNTPHE; this is encoded by the coding sequence ATGGAATGGATTACTAATCCGGAAATCTGGATTTCACTTTTAACCTTAACAGTTTTAGAAATCGTATTAGGTATAGATAATATTGTATTTATATCTATTCTTGCTGGTAAATTACCGGTAGACCAACAAAAAAGAGCCCGCTCCATTGGCTTGGCTTTAGCCATGATTACTAGAATTTTATTGCTGCTTTCTTTAAGTTGGGTTATGTCTTTAACAGCTACACTTTTTAACCTTGCCGAATGGTTTGGCGTTAGCAATGATACTTTATTATCAAAATTTGCAATCTCTGGTAGAGATCTTATTCTACTTTTGGGGGGCTTATTCTTGATTTACAAAAGTACCACTGAAATTCATGAGAAACTAGAAGGCGATGAAGGAGACCATTCTGTAAAAAAAGTATATTCTTTTTCAGGCGTTATCATCCAAATATTAATCTTAGATATCGTATTCTCTTTAGACTCAGTTATAACTGCCGTTGGTATGGCCAATGAAATCATGGTCATGATAGCTGCTGTAACCATAGCCGTAATTGTAATGATGTTCTCTGCGGCCTCTATTTCAAATTTCGTAAATCAACATCCTACAGTAAAAATGCTAGCCTTATCTTTCTTATTACTTATAGGTTTCTCTTTAGTAGCAGAAGGTTTAGACCAGCACATCCCTAAAGGATATATTTATTTTGCAATGGCTTTCTCTGTACTGGTAGAAGTACTAAACTTAAAATCAAAGAAAAAAAGAAAACCGGTTGAGTTAAGAAATACGCCACACGAATAA
- a CDS encoding S41 family peptidase: MYKKFKLLLVLFSVAFIAFSFKTDLFQVSKNLDIFASVYKELNLNYVDEVNSAKLIRTSIDAMLNDLDPYTEFVPESEIEDYRMKYVSTQYGGIGAAVIHRDGRVFISDPFEGYPAQKADLKAGDEIIAINDQILKGKNNEQVSLLLKGPKETPVKLKLARDGKILEKEIKRADIKQPNVSYYGMIGNTAYIRLDKFLENSAQEVKDALVELKKNNPTGLIIDLRNNGGGILQEAVKIVNLFVGKDIEVVSQKGKNPEKNINYKTFLSAIEPDLPLAILINNRSASASEIVAGSLQDLDRAVIIGQRSFGKGLVQQTFNLPYNTLVKVTVAKYYTSSGRCIQALDYTHRTEDGVVEKVSDSLINEYKTKGGRLVYDGSGIYPDIHIEPYKFHQITQTLVSKYHVFDFGNEFVKNNPSIATASDFKLSETDYNTFLTFIKDKNITYKTSSERVLANLKEEVQKEKKLNEVKAEIEALQNTLSNSKKVDLITHKAEIMRVLESEIVQRYYYEKGRIVQTFQYDEEIKKAKEFFNDKQKYNAVLAGMGNYKTIGKPVKVVAKAD, translated from the coding sequence ATGTACAAAAAATTTAAGCTTTTACTCGTTTTGTTTAGCGTTGCTTTTATAGCATTCTCTTTCAAAACAGACTTATTTCAAGTTTCTAAGAATCTGGATATTTTCGCGTCTGTATATAAAGAACTTAATCTTAATTATGTAGATGAAGTAAATTCTGCCAAGCTTATCAGAACCAGTATTGATGCTATGCTGAATGATTTAGACCCCTATACAGAGTTTGTACCAGAATCTGAAATTGAAGATTACCGTATGAAGTATGTAAGCACCCAATATGGCGGTATTGGTGCAGCAGTTATTCATAGAGATGGACGTGTTTTTATATCAGACCCTTTTGAAGGTTACCCGGCACAAAAAGCAGATTTAAAAGCTGGCGATGAAATAATTGCTATTAATGACCAAATACTGAAAGGCAAAAATAATGAACAAGTAAGTTTATTGTTGAAAGGCCCAAAAGAAACTCCTGTTAAGTTAAAGCTAGCCAGAGATGGTAAAATTTTAGAAAAAGAAATTAAAAGAGCTGATATTAAACAACCCAATGTGAGCTATTATGGCATGATTGGTAATACAGCCTACATCAGATTAGATAAATTTCTAGAAAATTCTGCTCAAGAAGTTAAAGATGCATTGGTAGAGCTTAAGAAGAATAATCCAACAGGCTTAATCATAGATCTTAGAAATAATGGTGGTGGTATTTTACAAGAAGCTGTAAAAATTGTAAATCTGTTTGTAGGTAAAGATATTGAAGTGGTTTCTCAGAAAGGAAAAAATCCTGAAAAGAATATCAATTATAAGACCTTTTTATCGGCCATAGAGCCAGATTTACCTTTAGCCATTTTAATCAATAACAGGTCTGCATCGGCATCAGAAATTGTAGCTGGCTCTTTGCAAGATTTAGACAGAGCTGTTATTATTGGTCAGCGTAGTTTTGGAAAAGGCCTGGTGCAACAAACTTTTAATTTACCTTATAATACTTTGGTAAAAGTAACGGTGGCTAAATATTATACCTCGTCTGGAAGGTGCATCCAGGCTTTAGATTATACCCACCGTACAGAAGATGGTGTGGTAGAAAAAGTATCAGATTCTTTAATAAACGAGTATAAAACCAAAGGTGGGCGTTTAGTTTACGATGGTAGTGGTATTTACCCAGATATTCATATAGAGCCTTATAAGTTTCACCAAATAACGCAAACTTTAGTGTCTAAATACCATGTATTTGATTTTGGAAATGAGTTTGTAAAAAACAACCCTAGTATAGCAACTGCTTCAGATTTCAAATTATCTGAAACTGATTATAACACTTTTTTAACTTTTATAAAGGATAAGAATATCACCTACAAAACATCATCAGAAAGAGTTTTGGCTAACCTGAAAGAAGAAGTACAAAAAGAAAAGAAATTAAACGAAGTAAAAGCAGAAATAGAAGCTTTACAAAATACGTTAAGCAATAGTAAAAAAGTAGATTTAATAACGCACAAAGCAGAAATTATGCGAGTTTTAGAGTCTGAAATTGTACAACGTTATTATTATGAAAAAGGGCGTATTGTACAAACTTTCCAGTACGATGAAGAGATAAAAAAAGCAAAAGAGTTTTTTAACGATAAACAAAAATATAACGCTGTTTTAGCTGGTATGGGTAACTATAAAACCATTGGCAAGCCAGTAAAAGTTGTAGCTAAAGCTGATTAA
- a CDS encoding energy transducer TonB has translation MKKLTTTIACLACLCLLSFAYPLKANDTHLQQKEAKNKTDYVYVQVDEDPDYADDGLEGLEKLMRENLKYPKNALSNNVSGSISLDFIIEKDGRISNILVVKDVKGSGLGEEAKRLLSLAKKWKRGVRNGEKVRVNRRLNVVFSLENTNPDIKIKLVIPPLPENLDVVYTLNHNQAEPAKGSKEFEGFLNKNLQYPAGALNKDLEKVVIVNFVVDKEGSLTDIKVLRPGGFGFDEEITRLLALSPKWVSGSINEIPVKSSKSMAFKFTSFKTIEILEPLKR, from the coding sequence ATGAAAAAATTAACCACAACAATAGCATGTTTAGCATGCTTATGCTTATTATCTTTTGCTTATCCCTTAAAAGCAAATGATACTCATCTTCAGCAGAAAGAGGCTAAAAACAAAACAGATTACGTTTATGTACAGGTAGACGAAGACCCAGATTATGCTGATGATGGTTTAGAAGGACTTGAAAAGTTGATGAGAGAAAATCTTAAATATCCTAAGAATGCCCTAAGTAATAATGTCTCCGGCTCCATTTCATTAGATTTTATAATAGAGAAAGATGGACGTATAAGTAATATTTTGGTTGTAAAAGATGTAAAAGGCTCTGGCTTAGGAGAAGAAGCTAAAAGATTGTTATCCTTAGCAAAGAAATGGAAAAGAGGAGTTAGAAATGGAGAAAAAGTTCGGGTAAATAGAAGATTAAATGTTGTATTTTCTTTAGAAAATACTAATCCTGATATTAAAATTAAACTTGTTATTCCTCCCTTACCTGAAAATTTAGATGTAGTTTATACATTAAACCATAATCAGGCAGAGCCAGCTAAAGGCTCTAAAGAATTTGAGGGTTTCTTAAATAAAAATTTACAATATCCTGCAGGAGCATTAAACAAAGACTTAGAAAAAGTGGTGATAGTAAATTTTGTTGTAGATAAAGAGGGTAGTTTAACAGATATAAAAGTATTAAGACCTGGCGGTTTTGGTTTTGATGAGGAAATAACAAGGTTATTAGCTCTATCTCCTAAATGGGTGTCAGGTTCTATCAATGAAATTCCAGTAAAGAGTAGTAAAAGTATGGCTTTTAAATTTACATCCTTTAAAACTATAGAAATATTAGAACCATTGAAAAGATAA
- a CDS encoding MBL fold metallo-hydrolase RNA specificity domain-containing protein: MKITFHGAAQTVTGSKHVLELANGKKILLDCGMFQGHGKQTGEWNLHFGFQPSEIDFLVLSHAHIDHSGLIPRLVAEGFTGDIICTPATRELCKIMLQDAAKIQESDAKFINKKRLKLNKTLVEPLYTMEDALLALSFFKRVKYNQPYTLTEGVELLFTDAGHILGSAAVHLDITENNKTTKITFSGDVGRYNDLLLKSPAAFRQADYVILESTYGDSLHDMAMPTEGRLLEVIQDTCIQRKGKVIIPAFSVGRTQEILYALNGLELKGVLPKVKYYVDSPLSEKATLVVKAHPWNFNNKVQEVLKQDDDPFDFEGLSFIEDTEASIALNEDQTPMVIISASGMAEAGRVKHHIKNNIENPNCTILLVGYSESGSLAGRLKSGVNPVSIFGEYYQVNAKVTSIQTMSAHGDQNDLIRFIENQDKNLTKKIFLVHGEPDTQEIFKQKLHEKGFQNVEIPYRHQSFEL; this comes from the coding sequence ATGAAAATAACGTTTCATGGCGCTGCACAAACAGTTACCGGAAGTAAACATGTATTAGAGCTAGCTAATGGCAAAAAAATTCTTCTCGATTGTGGCATGTTTCAAGGGCATGGAAAACAAACCGGAGAATGGAACTTGCATTTCGGTTTTCAACCTTCTGAAATTGATTTCCTTGTCTTATCCCATGCACATATAGACCATTCTGGTTTAATACCACGCTTAGTTGCCGAAGGTTTTACTGGTGATATTATTTGCACACCTGCTACCAGAGAGCTATGTAAAATTATGCTTCAGGATGCTGCTAAAATTCAAGAATCTGACGCTAAATTCATCAATAAAAAAAGATTAAAGCTCAATAAAACTTTAGTAGAACCCCTTTATACCATGGAAGATGCTTTATTAGCACTTTCATTTTTTAAGAGGGTAAAATACAATCAGCCTTATACTTTAACGGAAGGGGTTGAACTATTATTTACCGATGCTGGACATATCTTAGGTAGTGCAGCCGTTCATTTAGACATCACAGAGAATAATAAAACCACCAAAATAACTTTTAGTGGCGATGTTGGCCGTTATAACGATTTACTATTAAAATCTCCGGCAGCTTTTAGGCAGGCAGATTATGTGATTCTAGAAAGCACCTACGGTGATAGTTTACACGATATGGCTATGCCAACAGAAGGCAGGCTTTTAGAGGTTATACAAGATACCTGTATCCAAAGAAAAGGGAAAGTTATTATCCCAGCTTTTAGCGTTGGGCGCACCCAAGAGATATTATATGCGCTTAACGGTTTAGAATTAAAAGGTGTATTGCCTAAGGTAAAATACTATGTAGATAGCCCTTTATCAGAAAAAGCTACTTTGGTGGTAAAAGCGCACCCTTGGAATTTTAACAACAAAGTACAAGAGGTCTTAAAACAAGATGATGACCCTTTTGATTTTGAGGGTTTATCTTTTATTGAAGATACCGAAGCTTCAATAGCTTTAAATGAAGACCAAACACCAATGGTTATCATTTCTGCATCGGGTATGGCCGAGGCTGGCAGGGTAAAACATCATATCAAAAACAATATTGAGAATCCAAATTGTACCATTTTATTGGTTGGTTATAGTGAGTCTGGCTCTTTAGCCGGACGTTTAAAAAGTGGGGTTAACCCGGTATCTATCTTCGGCGAATATTATCAAGTTAATGCTAAAGTTACCAGCATACAAACCATGAGCGCCCACGGAGATCAAAATGATTTAATCCGTTTTATTGAAAATCAGGATAAAAACCTCACTAAAAAAATATTTTTAGTGCATGGCGAGCCTGATACACAAGAAATTTTTAAGCAAAAATTACATGAAAAAGGCTTTCAGAACGTAGAAATACCCTATCGCCACCAAAGTTTTGAGCTTTAA